Proteins from one Cryptomeria japonica chromosome 4, Sugi_1.0, whole genome shotgun sequence genomic window:
- the LOC131065309 gene encoding pentatricopeptide repeat-containing protein At4g02750: MTAERKRKAKQINSMTLSYPLRIQKKNHCIVEFMVQFQFAKFSFSSTVLTLQQQTVNDNFETSNGICEQSQTLCRQGLPKESLHILHVNDHKQLRLSTHTYESLLRQCLYKESLREGKRVHAHMTLTGFISNLHLAIKLVVLYAKLGSLQDARLVLDKMPVKNVAPWTAMIQGYSKDGNDGEALAIFCEMQGNGFQPDNFTFAAVLPVCANLTAIEEGKQVHEDIVRRGLQFDVFVGSALVDMYAKCGCIEMARKVFDKMPQRNVVSWTTMVAGYTQIGDVGKAMELFQKMPERNVYSWNVMVTGYAHAGCFEEALELFKKIPNRKVVSWNAINAIIGAFAQFGKFDEALKLFQEMQLGNVKHKHVTTTYVTVLPVCASLAAMDEGKQLHADIIRRGFQSDKYVGTALVDMYVKCGCILNARKVFDKMLQRDVVLWTVMVAGYAQTGDVRQAMKLFEIMPGKNVYSWTVMVTAYAQAGCMDKALNFFKKTPNRNVVSWNAMIAGYVQNRKFHKALKLFQKMQLRNVRANLVTFTSVLPACANLAALRKGIEIHGSLVRSRLPFNIFVWTALVGMYANCGRIRDARKLFDKMIMRNVVSWNVMIVGYAMHGHGKEALQIFQEMQNSGTKPNNATFVGVLCACRHAGLVDYGKHYFRCMIQDYNLVPTIEHYSCMVDLLGKAGYMDEARDFINTIPVEPDTGIWESLLDASRIHAYAELGEHVSKGLFGV, translated from the coding sequence ATGACagctgaaagaaaaagaaaagcaaaACAGATTAACAGCATGACATTGTCATATCCATTGAGGATTCAAAAGAAGAATCATTGCATTGTAGAGTTCATGGTTCAATTCCAGTTTGCCAAGTTCAGCTTCTCCTCTACTGTACtcactttacaacaacaaacagtAAATGATAATTTTGAAACCTCAAATGGCATTTGTGAGCAATCGCAAACACTTTGCAGGCAGGGATTACCGAAAGAATCATTACATATTCTCCACGTTAACGACCATAAACAGCTTAGGTTAAGTACGCACACCTATGAATCCCTTCTAAGACAATGCCTTTACAAGGAATCTTTGCGAGAGGGAAAAAGAGTCCATGCCCACATGACCCTAACGGGATTTATCTCAAATTTGCATTTGGCAATCAAACTTGTAGTTTTGTATGCCAAGCTTGGGAGCCTGCAAGATGCtagactagttttggataaaaTGCCGGTGAAAAATGTCGCTCCCTGGACTGCCATGATTCAGGGTTATTCAAAGGATGGCAATGATGGAGAAGCCTTGGCAATATTTTGCGAAATGCAAGGGAACGGATTCCAACCTGATAACTTCACATTCGCAGCAGTTTTGCCAGTTTGCGCCAACTTGACCGCCATTGAAGAAGGGAAACAGGTGCATGAAGATATAGTCAGAAGGGGTTTACAGTTTGATGTGTTTGTGGGGAGTGCTCTTGTTGACATGTACGCTAAATGTGGATGTATTGAGATGGCAcgcaaagtgtttgacaaaatgcctcaacgaAATGTGGTTTCGTGGACTACTATGGTTGCAGGATATACACAAATTGGGGATGTGGGTAAGGCTATGGAGCTCTTCCAGAAGATGCCTGAGAGAAATGTGTACTCGTGGAATGTCATGGTTACTGGGTATGCCCATGCAGGTTGTTTTGAAGAGGCATTGGAACTCTTTAAGAAAATACCCAACAGGAAAGTGGTTTCATGGAATGCCATTAATGCCATTATTGGAGCTTTTGCACAGTTTGGGAAGTTTGATGAAGCTCTGAAGCTCTTTCAAGAAATGCAATTGGGAAATGTGAAGCATAAACATGTGACTACCACCTACGTAACTGTTTTGCCAGTTTGCGCAAGCTTGGCAGCCATGGACGAAGGGAAACAGTTGCATGCAGATATAATCAGGAGGGGATTTCAATCTGATAAATATGTTGGGACTGCTCTTGTTGATATGTATGTAAAATGTGGATGTATCTTGAATGCACGTAAAGTGTTCGACAAAATGCTTCAACGAGATGTGGTTTTGTGGACTGTTAtggttgcaggatatgcacaaactgGGGATGTGCGTCAAGCTATGAAGCTCTTTGAGATCATGCCTGGAAAAAATGTATATTCGTGGACTGTTATGGTTACTGCGTATGCCCAGGCAGGTTGTATGGATAAGgcattaaatttctttaaaaaaacacCTAATCggaatgtggtctcatggaatgccatgatcgcAGGGTATGTGCAGAATAGGAAGTTTCATAAAGCTCTGAAGCTCTTTCAAAAAATGCAATTGAGAAATGTGAGGGCTAACCTTGTAACCTTTACCAGTGTTCTTCCAGCATGTGCTAATTTGGCAGCTCTTCGCAAGGGAATAGAAATTCATGGGAGTCTAGTTAGAAGTAGGCTTCCATTTAACATCTTTGTATGGACAGCCCTTGTAGGCATGTATGCAAACTGTGGTCGCATTAGAGATGCCCGGAAATTGTTCGACAAAATGATTATGAGGAACGTGGTATCATGGAATgtaatgattgtaggatatgctaTGCATGGGCATGGGAAGGAAGCACTCCAAATTTTTCAGGAAATGCAGAACTCTGGCACAAAGCCGAACAATGCTACCTTTGTGGGTGTTCTGTGTGCTTGTCGCCATGCAGGGCTGGTGGATTATGGGAAGCACTATTTCAGATGCATGATTCAAGACTATAACCTTGTTCCTACTATCGAGCACTATAGTTGTATGGTTGATCTTCTTGGTAAAGCTGGGTACATGGATGAAGCACGAGATTTTATCAACACCATACCAGTGGAGCCTGATACTGGTATATGGGAGTCCTTACTTGATGCCTCTAGAATCCATGCCTATGCAGAGTTGGGAGAACATGTATCAAAGGGCCTTTTTGGAGTTTGA
- the LOC131065320 gene encoding pentatricopeptide repeat-containing protein At3g29230 yields the protein MSVTHLLRIQKNQQNIIIQLIVHFQYARTNFSSNVLTLQQGAVNNNIETSNSICEKVQILCRQGLLKEALDVLHVTDQKHLRLSTCTYTSLLQECLNKKSWADAKRVHAHISQTRFGTDLNLGNKLVVLYAQLGSVQDARHVLDKMQVKNVASWTSLIQAYSKHGNDGEALSMFCEMQGNGIQPDHFTFASVLPVCANLKAIEEGKQMHGHIIRRGFQSEVFVGSALVDMYAKCGCIEIARQVFDKMPQRNVVSWTAMVSGYTQIGDMGKAMEFFQKMPEKNVYSWSVMVTGYAHAGCIEDALELFQKMPNRNVVSWNAIIAGYAQSGKFDEALKLFREMQLRNVRANLVTFASVLPACANLAALCKGMEIHGSVVRSRLPFDVFVWNTLIDMYAKCGSIKHAWQLFDKMTMRNVVSWTAMIVGYAMHGFGKEALQIFQEMQHSGTKPNKITFVGVLCACCHAGLVDDGWKYFKCMTQDYNLIPSIEHYCCIVDLLGRAGHLVEAQDFINNMPIEPNAAIWGSLLGACRTHSNIELGEHVAKHLFELDPENDAHYVQLSNIYAEAAKWDGVASVRRLMKDRRVKKTPGCSSIEINNKVHAFVT from the coding sequence ATGTCAGTGACACATCTATTAAGGATTCAGAAGAATCAGCAAAACATTATTATACAGCTTATTGTCCACTTTCAGTATGCCAGGACGAACTTCTCCTCCAATGTACTCACTTTGCAACAAGGAGCAGTAAACAATAACATTGAAACCTCAAACTCCATTTGTGAGAAAGTGCAAATACTTTGCAGGCAGGGCCTACTGAAAGAGGCATTGGATGTTCTCCACGTTACTGACCAGAAACATCTCAGGCTAAGTACCTGCACATATACATCCCTTCTACAAGAATGTCTTAACAAGAAATCCTGGGCAGATGCAAAAAGAGTCCATGCCCACATAAGTCAAACAAGATTTGGTACGGATTTGAATTTGGGTAACAAACTTGTAGTTTTGTATGCTCAGCTTGGCAGCGTGCAAGATGCTCGACATGTTTTGGATAAAATGCAGGTGAAAAATGTGgcttcttggacttccttgattcAGGCTTATTCAAAGCATGGCAATGATGGAGAGGCCTTGTCAATGTTTTGTGAAATGCAAGGGAATGGGATTCAGCCTGATCACTTTACCTTCGCAAGTGTCTTGCCAGTTTGCGCCAATTTGAAAGCCATTGAAGAAGGGAAACAGATGCATGGACATATAATTAGGAGGGGTTTTCAATCTGAGGTGTTTGTTGGGAGTGCTCTTGTTGACATGTATGCGAAATGTGGATGTATTGAAATTGCACgtcaagtgtttgataaaatgcctcaACGAAATGTGGTTTCATGGACTGCTATGGTTTCAGGATATACACAAATTGGGGATATGGGTAAGGCCATGGAGTTTTTCCAGAAGATGCCTGAGAAAAATGTGTACTCGTGGAGTGTCATGGTCACTGGATATGCTCATGCAGGATGTATTGAAGATGCATTGGAACTCTTTCAGAAAATGCCCAATAGGAATGTGGTTTCATGGAATGCCATTATTGCCGGTTATGCACAGAGTGGGAAGTTTGATGAAGCTCTGAAGCTCTTTCGAGAAATGCAATTGAGAAATGTGAGGGCTAACCTTGTGACCTTTGCCAGCGTTCTTCCCGCGTGCGCCAATTTGGCAGCTCTTTGCAAGGGGATGGAAATTCATGGTAGTGTAGTTAGAAGCAGGCTTCCATTTGATGTCTTTGTTTGGAATACCCTTATAGACATGTATGCTAAATGTGGTTCCATAAAACATGCGTggcaattgtttgacaaaatgactATGAGAAACGTGGtatcatggactgcaatgattgtagGTTATGCCATGCATGGGTTTGGAAAGGAGGCGCTCCAGATATTTCAGGAAATGCAACACTCTGGCACAAAGCCGAACAAAATTACCTTTGTTGGTGTTCTGTGTGCTTGTTGCCATGCAGGGCTGGTGGATGATGGCTGGAAATATTTCAAATGCATGACTCAAGATTATAACCTTATTCCTTCTATCGAGCACTATTGTTGTATTGTTGATCTTCTTGGTCGAGCTGGGCACTTGGTCGAAGCACAAGACTTTATCAACAACATGCCAATTGAGCCCAACGCTGCTATTTGGGGATCCTTGCTCGGTGCCTGCAGAACCCATTCTAATATAGAGTTGGGAGAACATGTAGCCAAACATCTTTTTGAGTTAGATCCTGAAAATGATGCACACTATGTGCAGTTGTCAAACATCTATGCTGAAGCTGCGAAGTGGGATGGGGTGGCAAGTGTTAGAAGATTGATGAAGGACAGAAGAGTGAAGAAAACTCCAGGGTGCAGCTCGATTGAGATTAATAACAAGGTGCATGCTTTTGTCACATGA